The DNA sequence CCCTAAAAAAAGTAATTAATCTCGAAGATATTGAAATCAGCATTCCAAAGAGCGATCCAAATCAAATAATCGATCCGATCAGGAAAGGTTCTGTGACTTTCTTCAACACTTCAAAAGGGTTCGGATTCATCCGCGATTTAGAAACTCAGGAAAGCGTTTTTGTGCACGTAAATAATCTTCTCGAAGACATTAAAGAAGGAAACCTTGTGAATTACGAAGTAGAAATGGGACAAAAAGGGCCAACTGCAGTTCAGGTAAAACTTTTTAAAGAACCAAAACCAGTTGCAGTTCCAACAGTAGTTCCGCCAACACAAAACTTACCAGAATAATTTAACTTATTG is a window from the Aquipluma nitroreducens genome containing:
- a CDS encoding cold-shock protein, translated to MSRSQESFNKKEVRNKKEKKRKEKEMKKQTRKDSDKGSFDDMIAYVDENGMITSTPPDPSLKKVINLEDIEISIPKSDPNQIIDPIRKGSVTFFNTSKGFGFIRDLETQESVFVHVNNLLEDIKEGNLVNYEVEMGQKGPTAVQVKLFKEPKPVAVPTVVPPTQNLPE